A genome region from Chryseobacterium sp. G0186 includes the following:
- the secG gene encoding preprotein translocase subunit SecG — translation MDTIFTLLMVLVMVASVLLVIIVMAQNPKGGGLSSTFGGASPAQFGVQRTNDFMEKATWTLGGTIIVLILLSVVITGKPSQAAPTKQLPTKKEAPAKQSSAPASSTTTTPVQAPATPAK, via the coding sequence ATGGATACTATATTTACACTATTGATGGTTCTTGTTATGGTTGCCAGTGTTTTATTGGTGATTATCGTTATGGCTCAGAACCCAAAAGGAGGAGGTCTTTCCAGTACTTTTGGAGGTGCTTCACCTGCACAGTTTGGAGTACAAAGAACCAATGATTTCATGGAAAAAGCAACATGGACTCTAGGCGGAACTATCATTGTTCTGATCCTTTTAAGCGTTGTTATTACTGGTAAACCGTCTCAGGCGGCTCCGACAAAACAACTACCAACAAAGAAAGAAGCTCCGGCAAAACAATCATCTGCTCCTGCTTCTTCTACAACAACTACTCCGGTTCAGGCACCAGCTACACCGGCAAAATAA
- a CDS encoding transposase produces MEEQLRSVYIKRTQKDYSLSLKLQIVKEVESGESTISTCRKKYGIQSHGTILNWLRKYGNFDWENQRPYAMEKTPEQRIMELEAEVKLLEKQKAFLEKQAYIADKKAIFFDMMIDLAEKEYRIDIRKNSPPEQSMTSAVRKKKL; encoded by the coding sequence ATGGAAGAGCAATTAAGGTCAGTGTACATCAAGCGTACACAGAAAGATTACAGTTTAAGTTTAAAACTTCAAATAGTAAAAGAAGTTGAATCTGGTGAATCGACCATTAGTACTTGTCGCAAGAAATATGGTATACAATCCCACGGGACTATTTTAAATTGGCTCAGAAAATATGGTAACTTTGATTGGGAAAACCAAAGACCTTATGCCATGGAAAAGACACCTGAACAACGTATTATGGAATTGGAAGCTGAAGTTAAGCTTCTTGAAAAACAGAAAGCCTTCTTGGAAAAACAGGCTTATATTGCTGATAAAAAAGCTATATTTTTTGATATGATGATTGATCTTGCAGAGAAAGAATATCGCATTGATATTCGAAAAAACTCACCACCCGAACAA